A segment of the Thermanaerothrix sp. genome:
TTTTATGGGCTTACTCGAAGGAGCCCCTCTCAAAAAGGGGGGACGCTGCAACTGCCTTCATTTTTTTCGGTGCAGAATGAAAGGGAGCTTTCGGGCGAAATAGTGGAAGTACGAAAGGAACTTTCTCCCTTTTCGCAGGTAAGCATCCCCGGCGCAGGCCGGGTAGTACTTCGAAAAGGAGATGCCTGGGCTGTCACCATCCGGGCAGATAAAAACCTTATAGATTCCCTTGATACACGGGTAGAAGGGCGTACCCTGGTGCTGGGACAACAAAAGAATTTTCTATTTTTAAAGAATGCGCCTATCGAATACGTTATCACCACCCCCAAACTTGAAAAACTTTCGATTGCGGGGATGGCAGAAGTACGGGGGGATTCGACGCTTGAAGGACCGTCCTTTCTGTTAGAGCTTGCCGGTTCAGGTACGGTG
Coding sequences within it:
- a CDS encoding DUF2807 domain-containing protein — encoded protein: MKKVIAYGLLLVGLITVGSTFYGLTRRSPSQKGGTLQLPSFFSVQNERELSGEIVEVRKELSPFSQVSIPGAGRVVLRKGDAWAVTIRADKNLIDSLDTRVEGRTLVLGQQKNFLFLKNAPIEYVITTPKLEKLSIAGMAEVRGDSTLEGPSFLLELAGSGTVSLPVNVEELQLKVLGSGTVEIAGTVEKLEYQLLGSGTLKAQNLSGKEGYISVLGAGNSDLGVFEELDITIAGSGTVTYSGNPRIKSRIPGTGTIRSR